A genome region from Carya illinoinensis cultivar Pawnee chromosome 2, C.illinoinensisPawnee_v1, whole genome shotgun sequence includes the following:
- the LOC122300115 gene encoding 60S acidic ribosomal protein P1-like — MSSSELACTYASLILHDDGIAITAEKIATLVKAAGVPVESYWPSLFAKLAEKRNIEDLILNAGAAGGGAAPVALSAPAGGAAPAAAPAVEEKKEEPKDESEDDDMGFSLFD; from the exons ATGTCTTCCAGTGAGCTCGCTTGTACCTACGCCTCTTTGATTCTCCACGACGATGGGATCGCAATCACC GCAGAGAAGATTGCGACTTTGGTAAAAGCAGCAGGCGTCCCCGTTGAGTCTTACTGGCCTAGCCTTTTTGCAAAGCTTGCAGAGAAGAGGAACATTGAGGATCTCATTCTGAATGCTGGTGCTGCTGGTGGCGGTGCTGCTCCAGTAGCTTTGTCTGCTCCTGCTGGTGGCGCCGCACCTGCTGCCGCTCCTGCAGTTGAAGAAAAGAAG GAAGAGCCAAAGGATGAGAGCGAGGATGACGACATGGGATTCAGCTTGTTTGATTAG